Within Streptomyces sp. SS1-1, the genomic segment TGGCGCGCGCGGTGCCGGTGCGCCCGGCGCACGGCCGTACCGCGTGGTTCTCGGGCATGGCCAGCGCCACGACCGCCACCCTCGCGCTCCCCGCGCTCGACACCGCGCGCGGCGCCGCACGGCTGACCTGTGCCGTGTGGTGGGACACCGAGCCGGCGGCGGACGTCCTCGCGCTGGAGGCGTCCACCGACGAGGGCGCCACCTGGGAGCCGCTGCCCTTCACGACCGCGCGCAAGGGCGACGGGGACGAGGAGCACCCGGCGGGCACGGCCACCGGGTGGTCGGGGCGGGCCTGGCACCGGCTGACCGCGCCGCTGCCCGCCGACCCCGCGCTGCGGGTGCGCTGGCGCTACACCACCGACCGGCTCTACGTGGGCCGGGGCGCGTACGTGGACGGGCTGCGGGTCGAGAGAGCCCACCGGGTCCTGTTCGACGAGTCGCGGCCCGCGGACGCCGCCCGGCTGACGGCCAACGGCTGGACGGCGTCCGCGGACTGACGCACCCTCACGAACCGTCGCCGGCCTCCAGCACGGCCATCGCCGCGTTGTGCCCCGGCACCCCGCTCACCCCTCCCCCGCGCACGGCGCCCGCCCCGCACAGCAGGACGTTCGCGTGGCGGGTCTCCACACCCCAGCGGCCGGTCGACTCGTCGGCGTACGGCCAGGACAGGTCCCGGTGGAAGATGTTGCCGCCGGGCAGGCGCAGGTCGCGTTCCAGGTCGAGGGGCGTCTTGGCCTCGATGCAGGGGCGTCCGTCGGCGTCGGTCGCCAGGCAGTCGGCGAGCGGTTCGGCGAGGTGGGCGTCCAGCTGGGCCAGCGTGGACTTCAGCAGGTCCTCGCGGACCGCGTCGTTGTCCCGCTCGAACAGCCGGGCGGGGGTGTGCAGGCCGAACAGGGTGAGCGTCTGGTAGCCCCGCTCGACGAGGTCGGGGCCGAGGATCGTCGGGTCCGTCAGCGAGTGGCAGTAGATCTCGGACGGCGGCGCGGTGGGGAGTTCCCCGCGGCGGCCTGGGCGTGGGCGGCGGCGAGCTGGCCGTAGCCCTCGGCGATGTGGAAGGTGCCGGAGAACGCCTCACGGGGGTCGACGGAGGTGTCGCGCAGCCGGGGCAGCCGCTTGAGCAGCATGTTGACCTTCAGCTGGGCGCCCTCGGCGGGCTCCGGGGCCGGGTCGCCGGTGAGGGCGGCCAGTTCCCGCGGGGAGGCGTTCACCAGGACGTGGCGGGCGGCGGCGACGCCCTCGCCGTCGGCGGTGCGGTAGGTGACCTCGGCGGTGCGCCCGTCGGTGTCGACGCGGACGGCCTCGTGGCCGGTGACCAGGTCCGCTCCGGCCGCGCGGGCCGCCTCGGCGAGGGCGTCGGTGAGCGCGCCCATGCCGCCGACGGGGACGTCCCAGTCGCCGGTGCCGCCGCCGATCACGTGGTAGAGGAAGCAGCGGTTCTGCTTCAGCGAGGGGTCGTGGGCGTCGGCGAACGTGCCGATCAGGGCGTCCGTGAGGACGACGCCCCGCACCAGGTCGTCGGTGAACCGTTCCTCGATGGCGACTCCGACCGGCTCCTCGAAAAGCATCCGCCAGGCGTCGTCGTCCGCTACCCGCCGGCGCAGCTCGTCCCGGCTCGGCAGGGGTTCGGTGAGGGTGGGGAACACACGCCGGGCGACCTCGCCGGTCAGGCCGTAGAAGCGCTGCCACGCCTCGTACTCGCGGTCGCCGCCGGTCAGCCGGGCGAACGCCTCCCGGGTGCGCTCCGGTCCGCCGCCGACCAGCAGCCCGGTCGGCCGTCCGTCCCGCTCCACCGGCGTGTACGAGGAGACGTCCCGCTTGCGGACCCGGAAGCTCAGCCCGAGATCCCGGACGATCTTGTCGGGCAGCAGGCTGACCAGGTACGAGTAGCGCGAGAGCCGGGCGTCCACCCCGGCGAAGGGGCGCGTGGACACGGCGGCCCCGCCCGTGGTCCCCAGCCGCTCCAGCACCAGCACGGACCGTCCGGCCCGGGCCAGATAGGCGGCGGCGACCAGGCCGTTGTGTCCCCCGCCGACGATCACGGCGTCGTAGGTGCGCTGTCCCGGGCGTGCGTCGTGTGCAGGCATGGTCCTTCGTAACACGGGGTGATCCACTGCGGCCAGAGCAGGGGCGCCCGGGTCAGCGGCCCTCGGCCACCCGCTGCCGCCGCAGCGCCACCCGGCGGTACAGCTCGGCCGCCTCGGCGGCGTGGCCGAGCTGGTCCAGGCAGTGGGCCTCGTCGGTGCGGCTGGCGAGGGTGTCGGGGTGACCGGCGCCCAGGACGCGTTCCCGGGCGGCGGCCACCCGGCGGTACTCGGACAGCGCGTCCGCCCAGCGGCCCAGCCAGCCGAGGCCCACGGCGACCTCGCGGCGGCTGACCAGGGTGTCCGGGTGGTCGGCGCCGAGGACGCGCTCGCGGATCGCGCACACGTCGCGGGCCTCGGCGAGCGCCTCCTCCCAGCGGCCCAGCCGGCCCAGGTTGACGCCGAGGCCGTGGCGGGCGCGCAGGGTCTCCGGGTGGGCGGGGCCGTGCACCCGGGTGCGGTCGTCGACGAGGGCGCGGTACAGCTGGAACGCCTCCGCGCCGCGGCCGAGCCGGCCGAGGCTGATGCCGACCTCGTAGCGGGCGGCGAGGGTGTCCGGGTGGTCCGGGCCGAGGACGTGGGCGCGGGCGTCGGCGACCTCGCGGTACGTCTGGAGCGCCTCCGTCCAGCGCCCCAACTGGCCCAGCGCGTAGGCGACCTCGTAGCGGGTGACCAGGGTGTCGGGGTGGTGCGGGCCGAGGACACGGGCGCGGGCGGCGGCCACCTCCTCGGCCATCCGGTGAGAGTCCTCGGGGCGGCCGAGTCTGCTGAGGTTGAACGCGAGGTTGTGGCGGCAGCGCAGGGTGTCGGGGTGGTCGGCGCCCATCGCGCGCTCCCGGTCGGCCAGGACGGACGTGTACACCTGGTGGGCGTCGACGTGCCGGCCCAACTGGCCCAGGACGTACGCCATCTCCTGGCGTGCGGCGAGCGTGTCGGGGTGGTCCGGGCCGAGCGCGAGGCTGCGGGAGCGGGCGACGTGCTTGTACTCGCGCAGCGCGTCGGCGGCACGGCCGGTCCGGCTGAGGGCGAAGGCGAGTTCGTAGCGGCTGGCGAGGGTGTCGGGGTGGTCGGGGCCGAGGAGGTGCTCGCGTTCGGCGGCCACCGCCCGGTGCGTCTCGCGGGCCTCCGTCCAGCGGCCGAGGCGGCCGAGGCTCAGCCCCGCGCCGTGCCGGCCGGCCAGGGCGGTGAGCGCGGCGGCCGTGGGAACGGGCTCGGCGCCGGACGGCCGGGGGACTGCGCCGGTGAGGCCGGCCGCGGCGTCGGGCGGTGTGCTGCGCGGTCCGGTGCCGGTGGCCTTGTGGCCGGTGGTCATGCCCCGGGTCCAGGACGGCAGGCGGGGGGCGCGGCCGGCGGGCCGCCCGGGCCCGGTCGCCGGCCGTGCGGTCACCACCGTGGGCACGTACGCGGGCGTGGTGCGGCCGAGGCTGATCCGGCGGCCCAGTTCGCGTCCGTCGTGCGGGCGTTCCTCGGGGCGTTTGGCGAGCAGGTCCAGGATGACCCGCTCCAAGTACTCGGGGAGGTCGGCGCGGTGGCCGCGCGGCGGCCGGGGCGGGGTGTCGCGGTGGCCGACGAGGACCGCCCAGGGGTCGTCGAGGTCGAACGGCGGGACGCCGGTGGCGATCTCGTACAGCACACAGCCCAGCGAGTACAGGTCGCTGCGCTGGTCGACCTCCTCTCCGCCGATCTGCTCCGGGGACATGTAGTGGGGGGTGCCCATCGCCACGTTCGTGCCGGTGAGCCGGGAGGTGAACCCGATGTCGTGGGCGAGGCGCGCTATGCCGAAGTCACAGATCTTCACGGTGCCGTCGGCCACGCGCATGATGTTCGCCGGCTTCAGGTCGCGGTGCACGATGCCCTGCTGATGGGTGTAGGCGAGGGCGGCGGCGACCTGCTCGGCGATGTCGACGACGTCGGCGACGGGCAGCGGGTGGTGCTTGTTGTCCTCCAGGAGCTGGCTGAGGTTGCGGCCCTCCAGCAGCTCCATCACCAGGAACAGCACCCCGTCGGACTCCCCGAAGTCATGGACGACGGTGACCCCGCGGTGCTGGAGCGCCGCCGCGACCCGGGCCTCCCTGCGGAACCGCTCCCGCAGGACCCGCATGAACGACGGGTCGTGGTGCGGCCCCAGCGGATTGAGGCACTTGACGGCGACCCGCCGGCCCAGTGACTCGTCCCATGCCTTCCAGACCTCGCCCATACCGCCCCGCCCGATCGGTTCGAGCAGCCGGTACCGGCCCTGGATCAGCCTGCTTTCCCCCATCTGCCGCGCTCGCCCCCCGTGTGGTCCGCCCTTCCGGCTCGTCCAGTATGGCGGGCTATCGTCCGAGTTTGTACGGCGCCGGGCGGGCGCCGGGGCCGAGCCGGTCCATGGCGCGCAGGATGTGTTTGGGCGGGAGTTGCCACCGCAGACGTGCGGGAACACAGCGCAGGGCGGTGCCCGTGGCACGCAACCGGCGGGTGACGACAGCGGGTTCCGGGGCCGGCCGTCCGTACAGGTCGTGGGCGTACGGCGGCAGAGCGGCGTACGCGAGCCGGGCCACGCGCCGCCACAGCACCTCGCGCGCCGGGACAAGAAGGGGGTGCGTCGGCGGACGGAGCAGGAAGTCGTCCACGACGCGGGCCTCGGGTCCGCAGGACAGCTTGGGCCGCACGGTCGCGAAGTACGCCGCCATCTCCGCCCGGTCACCGGGTACGACGTGGGGGTCCAGGCCCACCAGGCGGGCGCTGACCCGGTGTTCGGCGATGTACCGGTCGGCCTGCGCGTCGGTGAGCGGGAAGCCGGAGCGGCGGGCGACCTGGAGGTAGGAGTCGATCTCGGCGCAGTGCACCCACAGCAGCAGCGCGGGCTCGTCGACGCCGTACCGCTCGCCGGTGTCCGGGTCGGTGGCGCCGAGCATCCGGTGGATCCTGCGGACCCGGGCCCCGGCCTTCTCGGCGGCCTCGGTGGTGCCGTAGGTGGTGGTCCCGACGAAGTCGGCGGTGCGCCGCAGCCGGCCCCAGGCGTCCCGGCGGAAGTCGGAGTTCTGCAGGACCCCGCGCACCGCGCGCGGGTGCAGCGCCTGGAGGTAGAGGGCGCGGATGCCGGCGACCCACATCATGGGGTCGGCGTGCAGCTGCCAGGTGACCGAGTGCGGGGTGAAGAGCCCGGGATCGCCCATACCGGCAGGCTAACGCCGCACCCGTGGCAGCCCCAGCCCGATCCCGCCGGCGAGCGGTGGCCGCGGTCCGGCGGTGAGCGCCAGGAGCGGCGGGAACGCCGGCCGGTGCGGCCTCGTCGAAGAACGGGCGGCGGGACTCAGACGAGCAGCGCCATGAAGTCGGTGCAGGCCCGGGCGCACGCGCGGCAGGCCCGGGCGGTCTCCTCGGCCTCCGGGTGCCGCTCGAAGACGTGCGCGCTCTCCAGGCAGACCGTCCGGGTCCACTCCAGCTGCATGCGCAGCGTGTCCTCGGCGTCCGCGTCGAAGTGGCCCTGGTCGGACAGCATCCGGCAGGTCGCGTCGCAGACCTCGGCGCACAGGATGCCCTTGCGGCGCAGCAGTTCGTGGTCCTCGGCCCCGTCCGGGTCGACGAGGCTGGCGCGCAGGGCGCACGCCCGGGCGCAGTCCGTGCAGGCCTGCGCACAGGTGAAGCGGTCCTCCAGGAACCGGACGAGTTCTTGCTGCGATGCCGTCGATGTCACGGGGGCCGGGTAGCCCCGCCCGCGCGGCGTCAAACCCGCGCCCGGCCTGGTTCGCCGGGGGTTCCGGGGGTACCCGCGGGCCATGAACTTCGCATCGACGGACATCGCCGCAGAGGGCGCCCTGGGTGTCGGACTGGCCGTGGTCGGACTGATCCTCGTGGCGCTGCTCCTCGGCGCCTTCGCCCTGGGGGTGCGCTCCAAGCGCAGGGAACCGCCCCGCCCCCGCCCCGAGGAACAGCCCCGGCTGCCCGCGGACGGCCCGGTCCACGAGATCCGGGAGCACCGCGAGCCCGACGAGGTGCCGCGCAGTGACCAGCGCCTGACCCCGCACGAGATGCCGGGCGGCGGCAACGTCTCCTCCCGAGCCAGCTCCGACGAGGGGCGGCCCCGGTGGGACGAGGGCCACAGCGGCTCGTTCGGCAGCGGCGGCTCGGGCTGACGCCCGTCCCGCCGGCGCCGGCCACGGGTGCGCCGGGCGCGCGCCCGGTCCGTCCGACGGAAGTGAGCATCATGTCCGACCGGTCCCACCACGCACTGCCGTTGCCCGACTACGACCATCTGCCGCTCGGCGGTCTGCGGAGCCGCGTACGGTCGCTGACCGCCGGGGAGGTGGAGGAGCTGCTGGCGTACGAGCACGCCCACGGCGACCGTCTCCCGGTGACGGAACTGCTGGACGCCCGGCTGGACCAGCTGCACTCCGGTGCCGAGCCGACCTCGGGCGATCCGGGAGCCCTGCGCCCCGAGAGCGGCGGGCGCCGCACGGGCTCCCCGGTGTCGCCGGCGACCTCGCCGCAGCCCTTCGGCCCGCCGCCGCACGGTACCCCCGACCAGCGGGGCCGTCCGAAGGGCGACCGCACCGGATGAGGGTCGGCCGCACGGCGCGGATCCCGGGAACGCCCGGGGTCCGCGCCGTCGTCGCGCACCGCGGCGGGGGTCCCCGGCGTGCGCCGGGTGGGCCCGCTCAGTACGGTGCAGTTCGGGTGACCGGGATCGGGTAGTGGGGAGACGCCATGTCCGGCGACAACACGGGGAAGCTGCGGCGCAAGACGTACGAGAAGGAGCTGCTGCGGCTGCAGACGGAGCTGGTGAGGCTCCAGGAGTGGGTGCGGGCCGAGGGAGCCCGGCTGGTCGTGGTCTTCGAGGGCCGGGACGCGGCGGGCAAGGGCGGCACCATCAAGCGCGTCACGGAGCATCTCAACCCCGGGTCGCGGATCGCGGCGCTGCCCCGGCCGACCGAGCGGCAGCGCACCCAGTGGTACTTCCAGCGGTACGTCGAGCATCTGCCGGCGGCCGGTGAGATCGTGCTGTTCGACCGCAGCTGGTACAACCGCGCGGGCGTCGAGCACGTCATGGGGTTCTGCACCAAGCAGGAGTACGAGCTGTTCCTGCGGCAGTGCCCGCAGTTCGAGCGGATGCTGGTGGAGGACGGCATCCTGCTGCGCAAGTACTGGTTCTCGGTGAGCGACGAGGAGCAGCAGGAGCGGTTCCGGCGGCGTCTGGAGGACCCGCTGCGCCGCTGGAAGCTGTCCCCGATGGACCTGGAGTCGATCACCCGCTGGGAGGACTACTCGCGGGCGAAGGACGAGATGATGGTCCACACCGACATCACCGAGGCGCCCTGGTACGTCGTGGAGAGCGACGACAAGCGCCGGGCCCGGGTGAACATGATCGCCCACCTGCTGGACTCGGTGCCCTACGACGAGGTCCCCCGCCGGTGATCGAGCTGCCCGAGCGGCCGGAGTCGACCGGCTACCGGCGCCCGCCCCGCGAGCTGCGCACCTATGTCCCGGACCACGCGGCCGGACTCTAGAGCGGGCGGACGACGGCGACCGGGCACGGCGCGTGGTGGAGGACGGCCTGGCTGACCGAGCCCAGCAGCAGGCCGGTGAAGCCGCCCCGGCCGCGGGCGCCGACGACGAGGAGCCCGGCGTCCGCGCCCGCCTCGATGAGGGTGTGCCGGACCCGGCCGCGCACCAGCCGGCGCTCGGCCCGTACGTCCGGATAGAGGTCTCCCATGCCGCCGAGCGCCTCGGCGAGGACCCGTTCCTCCTCGTCGCGCAGCTGCCCCTCGTCGTACGTGACGAAGGGTGGGTCGGCCGGTGAGGCGTAGGCGCGCTCGGTCCGGTTGCTCCACACGTGCAGCGCCACCAGGTCCCTGCCGTGCCGGGACGCCTGCGAGAAGGCGAACTCGACGGCGCCGCGAGCGGCGGGCGAGCCGTCGACGCCGAGCAGGACCGGCCCGGCGGGGCGGGGGTCGCCGCGCACCACGAGGACCGGGCAGGAGGCGTGGGCGGCGAGCTGCCCGGCGGTGGACCCCACCATCAGGGCGCCGAAGCGGCTGAGGCCCCGGCTGCCGACGACGATCATGGACGCGGTGCGGGACTCGATCTCCAGCACCTCGACGGGGTCGCCGACGACGACCTCGTGGGCGGCCTCGACGCCGGGGGCCGCCGCGCGGGCGCGCTCCTCGGCCTCGCCGAGCGTGCCGTCGATGAGCTGGGGCACCCCGGCGGCCGAGGCGGGCTCCCAGGGGCGGCCGCCGGCCGGGATGCGCGCGGGCGGCCTGCCGAAGGCGTGCACCACGCGCAGGGCGACTCCGTGCGCGCGGGCCTCACGGGCGGCGGCCTCCACCGCCGTGAGGCTCGACGGCGACCCGTCCACACCCACCACCACCGGGCCGGCACCGTCCATGGTCGTCCCCTTTCCGGGCCGCTCCCCCGCCCTTCCAGGGTCGCCCCGCGGCCGGAGTCCCGCACGGCCCGGCCCGCCCCGGCCCGGCCCGCCCCGGCCCGGCGCGTCAGCCGGGGAGGACCAGCCGGGCCCGGTCGCCGGGCTCGACGGAGACCTCGCGGTCCGGCAGGCGGACGGTGATCGGGGAGATGTCGGAGGACGGCACCGCGATCTCCAGCAGGCCGCGCTCCAGCCGCAGCCGTACGCCCCAGTTGCCCTGGTAGAGCAGTGAGAAGCCGTACGAGGACAGCTCGGGCAGCGGTACCGGGTCCAGGCGCAGGGCGCCGTCGCGGGTCTCCAGGCCGGTCAGGCCGCGCTGGACGAGGTCGAGGGTGCCCGCCATGGCGCCCAGGTGGATGCCCTCGCCGGTGGTGCCGCCCTGCACGTCGGCGATATCGCCCTGGAGGGCCTCCTGCACGAACGTCCACGCCTCGCTGCGCCGGCACCGGGCGAGCACCCAGCCGTGCACGAGGCCGCTGAGCGTGGAGCCGTGACTGGTGCGGTGCAGGTAGTACTCGACGGTGCGCCGCCACACGCCCTCGTCCAGCCGGTGCCCCAGCCGCCGGAACAGCGCGCCCAGTTCGGACGGCGAGAACAGATAGCCGAGCATCAGGACGTCGGCCTGCTTGGACGCCTTGTAGCGGTTGACGGTGTCGCCCTCCGCCTCCAGGATCCGGTCGAGCCGCCGGATGTCGCCGTACCGCTGCCGGTAGCCGTGCCAGTCCAGTTCGGACAGCTCGCCGTAGCCCTCGAACTGGCTGATCACCCCGTCGTGGAAGGGGAGGTGCAGGGTGCGGGAGACCTCCTGCCAGCGTTCCAGCTCCCCGCCGTCCAGGGCGGTCCGCTCGACGAGTTCGCGGCGGCGCGGCTCGGGGAGGGTGTCCATGAGGTCGAGGGTGCGGGCGAGCACCCAGGCGGCGGTGACGTTCGTGTACGCGTTGTCGTCGAGTCCGGGGGTGTCGGCGTCCGGGTAGGCCTCGTGGTACTCGTCGGGCCCAACGACGCCCTTGATGCGGTGCCGGCCCAGGGCGTCGTCGTACTCGGCCTTGTCCGCCCAGAAACGCGCGATCTGGAGCAGCATCTCGGCGCCCTTGGTGTGCAGGAAGTCCGTGTCGCCGCTG encodes:
- a CDS encoding serine/threonine-protein kinase, with translation MGESRLIQGRYRLLEPIGRGGMGEVWKAWDESLGRRVAVKCLNPLGPHHDPSFMRVLRERFRREARVAAALQHRGVTVVHDFGESDGVLFLVMELLEGRNLSQLLEDNKHHPLPVADVVDIAEQVAAALAYTHQQGIVHRDLKPANIMRVADGTVKICDFGIARLAHDIGFTSRLTGTNVAMGTPHYMSPEQIGGEEVDQRSDLYSLGCVLYEIATGVPPFDLDDPWAVLVGHRDTPPRPPRGHRADLPEYLERVILDLLAKRPEERPHDGRELGRRISLGRTTPAYVPTVVTARPATGPGRPAGRAPRLPSWTRGMTTGHKATGTGPRSTPPDAAAGLTGAVPRPSGAEPVPTAAALTALAGRHGAGLSLGRLGRWTEARETHRAVAAEREHLLGPDHPDTLASRYELAFALSRTGRAADALREYKHVARSRSLALGPDHPDTLAARQEMAYVLGQLGRHVDAHQVYTSVLADRERAMGADHPDTLRCRHNLAFNLSRLGRPEDSHRMAEEVAAARARVLGPHHPDTLVTRYEVAYALGQLGRWTEALQTYREVADARAHVLGPDHPDTLAARYEVGISLGRLGRGAEAFQLYRALVDDRTRVHGPAHPETLRARHGLGVNLGRLGRWEEALAEARDVCAIRERVLGADHPDTLVSRREVAVGLGWLGRWADALSEYRRVAAARERVLGAGHPDTLASRTDEAHCLDQLGHAAEAAELYRRVALRRQRVAEGR
- a CDS encoding oxygenase MpaB family protein, giving the protein MGDPGLFTPHSVTWQLHADPMMWVAGIRALYLQALHPRAVRGVLQNSDFRRDAWGRLRRTADFVGTTTYGTTEAAEKAGARVRRIHRMLGATDPDTGERYGVDEPALLLWVHCAEIDSYLQVARRSGFPLTDAQADRYIAEHRVSARLVGLDPHVVPGDRAEMAAYFATVRPKLSCGPEARVVDDFLLRPPTHPLLVPAREVLWRRVARLAYAALPPYAHDLYGRPAPEPAVVTRRLRATGTALRCVPARLRWQLPPKHILRAMDRLGPGARPAPYKLGR
- a CDS encoding ferredoxin; translated protein: MTSTASQQELVRFLEDRFTCAQACTDCARACALRASLVDPDGAEDHELLRRKGILCAEVCDATCRMLSDQGHFDADAEDTLRMQLEWTRTVCLESAHVFERHPEAEETARACRACARACTDFMALLV
- a CDS encoding DUF6479 family protein, coding for MNFASTDIAAEGALGVGLAVVGLILVALLLGAFALGVRSKRREPPRPRPEEQPRLPADGPVHEIREHREPDEVPRSDQRLTPHEMPGGGNVSSRASSDEGRPRWDEGHSGSFGSGGSG
- a CDS encoding universal stress protein, which translates into the protein MDGAGPVVVGVDGSPSSLTAVEAAAREARAHGVALRVVHAFGRPPARIPAGGRPWEPASAAGVPQLIDGTLGEAEERARAAAPGVEAAHEVVVGDPVEVLEIESRTASMIVVGSRGLSRFGALMVGSTAGQLAAHASCPVLVVRGDPRPAGPVLLGVDGSPAARGAVEFAFSQASRHGRDLVALHVWSNRTERAYASPADPPFVTYDEGQLRDEEERVLAEALGGMGDLYPDVRAERRLVRGRVRHTLIEAGADAGLLVVGARGRGGFTGLLLGSVSQAVLHHAPCPVAVVRPL